DNA from Rubripirellula lacrimiformis:
GCTGTCGATTTCGGTTTTTGCGTTTTTTCCCGTGTTTCACTCGAACCCTCAGGTTGAGGGTTCGAGCGGGCGTTTGGAATTAAATTCGCTTTTGCGTCCTGCTTTCTGTCGTTGAAAATCCGCCCCCGAAGGATCGCCATCTCGCCGTCAGACACGTTGCGGAATATGCGTTTTTCCCCGTGTTTCACTCGAAGTGCCAAGTTGGCACTTCGAGGACCGATCAGACGAAATACCTACCTCAATCGCCCATCGTCCAATCAGGCAGCAGCCGCGCTACAGCCTCCATGATGTCGAGCGTGGCCTCGCGGTCGTATTCCGCGTCAGGGCGGCTCAGGGCGTCTCCTGTGCCGTCGAGGAACTCGTCACTGCCGTCCCACACCTGATGACCTCCGATCGTCAGGAATCGATCGTGAAGGACGTCCCAGACGGCGAATGGTTTCAGACCGTCGCAGACCTGGCGCATATCGACGATGCGGAACGCTGGCTTGGCGTGATCGGAGTCGGCAAACCATGCGTCCATGAATTGCCCCACGTTCTGCGTGCGCTGGCGCCGAACCATGCGCCACTGATTGGCTGCATCGGCAACGATGTCGAAGACGTTTTCTCCCTTGGGGCCATCGAAGCATTCGAGGCTCGACATCGGCCAACCCATGGGGCCGTAGATCGTGGCCATCGAGATGTAGTCTGCGCTTCGATAGTGGATCTCATCGAGGAGTTCTTTAAGAGGCATGTCGTTGGGTGTCTTCTCCTCCATGGCGTATTCAATGAGAGCGATATCGAAGAAGCGCTGGAGGTTCGGTCTTGTGGGGATCTCGATTTGGTTCGCGTTCATCGAAAAGTTCATGCAAGGGAGGGGTTGAAGTTAGGTCACGTCTGTCGGTCGTTGGATTTACTTCGCGCGAACCAACGACTCGAACCCGAGAAGCTCCGCGCCGACTTCACGGATTAGGCCGGCAGCCATCTCGACCGACGACTCGCCAACGAGGATGCCATCGTGCAGGGGCAGGCATGCCACGCCACGCCCGACGAGGGATCCGTACGCCCGATTCATCGTCTGACCTTCCAAGCGGCTGAGGAAGTGCGACAGACCGCTTGGCCCCTTCTCGCTTTTGCGGAGGCGGTTGATCAGAGCCGCCAGCTTCGGAAAGGTTTTGGAGAATGATTTCCACATCGGTCGGGCGCAAACCCGCCAATCGATTCCGAACAGCAGCTGCCGCTGCGCTTCCACCTTCACGGAGTCGCGATCGGCTGAGGTGTCCATCGGCATCTGAGTCGCATCGGCTAGCCACTCGTACCACTGGCCCGATTGCAGCAAGGACACCAGACGCCGTTTTTCGGCTGATTCCGGGAGCTGTCCCGCCAAAAAGGTGAAGTACGATGCCGCCACGTCAGCTTCGGCCAATCGCTCACCGCCGATCCTGAGCAGTCGGCGTAGCTCACGGGGGCACTGCGTCAACGAGTGGTAGCAGCGGCCAGCCAGAACGCGAACCTTACGAATAACGCCGCTGACGACGCACCGGCGCTGGTACATGTACCCGTGTTCGCGCGGGCTCAGTCGGCTTTCGTGGCTGCGATCACCAGACAGCGTCGTTAGCCAGCCGCTCGATCGAGGAAATTCGATTTTCGAGAGCGATTCAAAGACCGATCGCCCCATTGAGGTCCTGCCTAGATAGTCAGTCGGCAGATCGTATTGATTAGCCTCGCACCAATCGGCCCAATGCACTGCGCGATTGTGAAGCCAGCCACCATCGATCAGATGGATAGTCCGTAGTGAGGGAGGCAGGTAGAGGGCGGGAAGACAGGGGAGAGTGGCACTATCTGGTGCCCCGATTTCTACACCGCGCAAACCGACGAATTTGTGGACGGCAGCCGACCGTTGACGCTCTGCCGGAGCTACCTGTTTGATCATCGGACAGGACCGAATCGCACTCGCTGTCGCCGCTCTAGAGTTGCTGCTGGATGTGGCCGTCAGCCGCTTCTGGTTGATCGAAAACTCACCGGATTTCAACCAGGTTCGAAAGCCAATGGCAAGTTCGTTCTTCGCGTGGATGTTCCGCACATTGTCGCCCAGCCAGTCGGCGAAGTCGGTATGGATGGGCACTCGCCAATCATGCTGACCTATCTCGTAGGTGCGTAGGCACGCGTGAGTCTTGCTTTTGGGGTCGTTCATCGGGATACTTCGGTTGGCTTTGGTGATCGCGGTGGCCAGTGGCCTGTGAGGGGACTTATTTCCCTGGCCACCGCGACCCATTTAGTTTTCTTGCTTCTGGCACGCTGCCTTAGGCTTTGCGGTATCCGATCGATCGGGACCGCTAGCAACTCTGGCGCTAGCCCTAGGCCGCGTAGACAGTCCGCTTGACCATCTGCCCCAGCGCGACGATCGCCAACTCGGCTTCTTCGTGGCCAAGGTGATCACGGGCGATTTTGAGACGCTCCTGATACTCGTCGTCGGTCATCGCGTCTCGTGCGGCGGATAGTGCAGCGACCCAGACCCACGTTTCCGCGTCGGGACCATCGAGCGTTTGACGATCAGCGTCGTACTCACGCGACCAATCGATCAGGATGGCCGCGTCTAGCTCCATCGCGATTTGGTACCGCAGCCATGCCTGAGGCCGCGTGACGCGCCCAGCGAGGATGTGATCCGGCCCCATGCAGTAGATGCCGTCCCCGCTTCGGATGGCGGCAGTAACTTCCTGACGAATCACAGCCGTCCAAAACTCATCGATTGCGGGCCACACCAGTTCAACAGCTGGATGCTGGATCAGATCGCCACGGTAGTAGGGAGCGGCAATCAGTCGCTCCGCTTGTCGGATCGTCAAAACGGACGCGCGTGTCCGTTTTGGCTCGATGGAGTTCCAATTGCGATCGATGGACATGTAGCGTCGAGCGGTGCGTTCGACGAAGTGACAGTTCTTCGATACCCACTCCGAAAATTCGCCGTGTGGCAGTCGTTCCTTGACCGCGTTCAGGGTAGCGCCGGCATCCCGAGCGTGCTTGATCGCCTCGGTTGCGGAGGCAATTGCTGCATCGTGGGCAGCGTTGATCCGCTGGGCAGCGGCGGTCAGATCAGTAATGGCTGCTAGTGTCGTGGTCATGCTTAGGTGCTTCGTTCTGGTGTTGTGGATGCCGCCATCGGCTTTGAGGCGGCGCAAAATCTCCCGTTTTTGCGTTGTTGGTTTGGCTACTTGTCCGACGTTGCCGGAATGGTCTCGGCCTGCATTTCTTCACGCAGACGCCGTTGCTTCTTTGCAGCGATCAGGACGGCTGCCGCTGCTGCTGCGAACGCATTCACGTTTGCTTCGGCGATATGCCCGCCTGGATTCGTCGACTCTCTCAGAGTGAAATCGGGCGGAGCGGCCTTGGTGGTCGCTGGACGGATCACGATCGACGCCTCGATCTCTTGGTCGGCGACGGGGGCATGAGGAACCGAACCTCGATTCCATGCCCATGTAGCTCATCATGCGATCTTGCTACTTCGTCTCGGTCGCCGTCATCTGCGGCGTGCATCATCGAGCAGATGCAGGCGAGGACGTCGGCGATCTCTCGCATCCTCATGTCGCGTCGTGAAATGGTTGCCATCGGGTTGCTCCAGGGAATGTAGAACTCACTGGAAGCCCGTCCTCGTGTTGCGTTTTGTTGCGTTTTGAAAACGCAACACGCACCGCAACTACATAAAAAAAGCCCGCGTTTTGCGGGCTAGAAAGTTTTTCTGGTGTTTTTTCAACTCTGTTGCGTTTTGCGTCGGAAATGCAGATCCGCATCGTGGACCTGTTCCATTCCGACACGGCGGTGTTCGCCGCACTCGAACTCTTCTCGGATCGCCTTCCACTTCTTGCTCCGGCTTAAGACGGACCTGTCTTTGCGAACGGCAATCGCGATTTTTGCGTCGGACATATTTGGATTCTGCGTCAGTAGAGCCCTAGCCGTTTCGATCCACACATTGTTCCTTCGCTTTGGCTTATCCCCGCCTACGGCTGCACTGTCAGCTGGATCAGGTGTCGCTGTCAGTTGTTCAATGGCTTCGTCGACGGTCAGAGCCACGACATTCTGCCTCGGCAATCCAGTCTTCTCGGTCAAATGAGTGATGATTCGCTTGGCTGCGTCCTTCGGTTCCATGGCGTAGTCGCCCAGTTCCGCCTTGACCGCTGCGATAACCATTCTGGTATTCGCCTCTCGCTTGATGGCGGAGACTTGATCGACCGAATGGTGTTGGTGACTCGCCTCACCCGCTGCGAAGTCCAACCGGTAGCGAAACGTCTCGGCGATGACTCGGCGGCGATCCGCTGCCGCTCGCTCCCAGTCTTCCTGCCTTTGCCGATCGAGTCGCTGTTGAATGTCTCGCTCTTGGGCGGATTCAGCAGCCTCGGCTAGGCCCGCAGTGATTGATTGGTGCAGGTCCGTCGCGAACTCGGCGGATCGCTTGGCTGGTCCGTCGCTGAACGGCGATATGGTTGCGCTCTTCATCTTCTTTTCCCCGTGGTGATTGGATGCCGCCCTGACCATCGGCACCCACGGGTTGACTGCCGCTGGCCAGGGTAGCTGCCGGTTCATGACTTCCGACGGTTTCAATCTACCGCGAGCGCAAAGAGCAGGCCAGCGCACTTTGCACTGGCCTGACGCAATACCCCGAAGAGGATTCGAACCTCCGACCACCTCGTTAGGAATGAGGTGCTCTGTCCAGCTGAGCTACCGGGGCTTTGTCGCGGTTAAGCGACGAACTTCACTATTGTAAGGGGCAACCTAGTAACTTGAACGACGCGCCAGGAATGAGCTGCTCTGTCCAGCTGAGCTACCGGGGCGTTGTCGCGGTGAAGCGACGAACTTGACCATTCTAAGCGGGGACGCCGCGGGACTTGAACCACGCCTCTGGGTGCGGACCGCTGGCCGATCCGACAGTCTGAACGGTGGGCTGCGTTCTTAGAAGTAGGAGCGGTTTCATTTTGCTCGCGATTCGAGTGCGGCGCGGACGGTCTTGGCGACCTGCTTGCCCAGCAGTGCGGAACCTTCGGCGGTGTAGTGGACATCGGCTTTTCGTTGCAGGTTTTTATGCTGCAGGGCAACGTCATACATCGGATCGGTTTCGATCCCGCCGACTTCGGCGATCACTTTCGCGGCCACATCGTTGTAGCGTTTCGAATCGCCAGGAATCCGACCCTTGGCTCCCTCGGGAACCGGCGTGGTTTCTCGCCAAATGACGGTCGCCCCGGTGGCCTTCAGCTGGCGGGCGATCTGACGCAGATTGGTCGCGTAGTCTTCGATCGAAACCTGCGGGGCGCTGTCGGCGGCCTTGGGATCTGCCAGATTACCACCCTTGGGACCCACGTACTTCAGATCATGAAGACCGAAGTTAAAATGGATGACGTCCCATTTCCGATCGCCCAACCAAGCATCCAGTGATGTCAAACCGCGAGTCGTCGGCCCACAATTGGTGGCAGGTCGCCAAACGTTCGCGACCCCCGCTAATTCCTTGCGGGCATCCAGCATGTAGCCTATGGAGATCGAGTCGCCGATCAGCAGCACATGAGGCAGACTGTCGTCGACCTTCGGTGGCTGGTATTCAGATCGCATCTTCGCAACGACGGGCTTCTTCGCTGGCGTCTTGGTGGCTGCATCCTGTGCCGTCACCGCCGAAGTGAGACAGGCGAACACGAGCACCAACATAACACTTTTCAATACTGACATCTCAGACCACCTCGATATTCTATGACTGACGAATCTTTGCGAGCCACTTATCGTATTCTGGATGCGTCGGCCAATCGAGCCCTGGAGGGGCTGCGGACGATGGAAGAGTTTGCGAGGTTCGGCTTGAACGATGGCGATTTATCGGGGCAATTGAAGTCGATTCGCCACGCGGTCACGGCGGCGATCGAGCGGTTGCCCAGGGAACTGCGGTTGTCGGCGCGTGACACTCCCGGCGACGTCGGCACCTTGATCGGCGAGGCGTCGGAGTACCATCGGGCGACGGCCAGCGACGTGGTGGCGGCGGCCGCATCCCGGACGGCTCAGTCGCTGCGGGTGATCGAGGAATACGGCAAAATGATCGACCCGGTGATGGCGACCGAGATCGAACGCAATCGCTATCGGTGCTACACCGCGGCCAGCCAACTGGAACTGCGGATGCCCGCCCAACGGCGGCGCGAGCGGTTGATGACGTCGCTTCTATACGTATTGACCGACGCGGGTCCGGATGAACCTACTTTTCAGGCAACGGTCACCGAGCTGTATCAAGGCGGCGCCGACGTTGTGCAGTTGCGAGACCACAAGGTGGACGATCGAACGCTGATCGCACGAGCCATGCAAGGAACCCAGATCGCGGCTCAGGTCGGCGGATTGTTCATCGTCAACGATCGTGCGGATATCGCGCTGGCGGCCGGTGCCGACGGCGTCCATGTGGGCCAGGACGAGCTGCCGGTATCGGTGGCTAGGCGGATTCTGGGGCCCAATCGGCTGATCGGCCTTTCGACCCATTCGATCCAACAGGCGCGCGAAGCACGATCCAGCGGTGCGGACTACATCGGGTGCGGCCCCGTGTTTTCTGGACGCACCAAGTCGTTCGACGACTACGTCGGGACGGATCTGCTGCGGGAAGTCAGCAAGTGGAGCCTGGGGGCCGACCGGTACCCGGCTTTCGCGATCGGGGGCATCGAAGCGTCCAACTTGGATCAGGTCATCGAAGCTGGCTTTCGCCGCATCGCGGTGACCGGCGCGGTACGTGACGCGGCGGATCCGGCCGCTGCCGCCAGAGAGCTGAAACAGCGACTGGCCCGATAGGTGGGCGAGATATGATGCATTTCCGGGTTTTCTCGTAGCGGCGCACGGGGCGATGCCCACGCGGCTAAACGATCAGCGCGTGGCAGGAATGAGCCGGTTTCACTCGTTTAGCCGCGTGCCCAGCGGGCCGTGCGTCCGTAGCGGCGCACGGGGCGATGCCCACGCGGTTAAACGATCAGCGCGTGGTTAGCCTGCGGGGCCCTGCTGCTTGATTTCCCCTGATCTGTGCTGGCGGCTTCTTCTCGAATGCCGCTGTGGGACCTAGAATCGGGCCTTTTCGATTCGCGGTAGTGAAAACTGGCACATTGATGAACGACACCGCGACCGATCTGTGGCCTCGCCGAGTCGCGATTCTGGGTGTTGGATTGCTGGGTGGAAGCGTGGCGATGTCGATTCGCCGAACCTTGCCCGACACGGTGTTTGTCGGCTATTCACGTGGATTGGACCGGCTTGCCGATGCGGTCCAACGCGGGTTGATCGACGTGGCGACCGATTCGGTGGAACAGGCCTGCGCGGGGTGTGATGTGGTCGTGGTAGCGACGCCGGTGGACCGAATCGCGGCGATGGCGGTCACCGCAGCGGCGGCAACAGCGGCCGATACATTGATCACGGACGTCGGCAGCACCAAGGCCGGGATCGTGGCGGCGGTCGAGTCGGATCCGATCGCGAGAAGGAAATTTGTGGCGGCCCACCCGATTGCCGGCAGCGAGAAATCGGGTGCTCGATACGCCCAGGCCGGGCTTTTCGACCAAAAAGTGATCGTGCTGACCCCCGGCGATTCGGCCGGTGATGCGATCCGCGAAAAGGCCGATCGATTCTGGAAATTGGTGGGCGGCCAGACCATCACAATGACCGCTGATGAGCACGACGCCCACTTGGCAGCGGTCAGCCACGTGCCACACTTGGTGTCCGCATTGGTTGCTCGCATGGTCCCCCCCGAGGCTCGATCGTTGGTCGGATCGGGTTGGTCGGATATCACGCGAGTGGCGGCGGGCGATCCAGAGATGTGGACGGCGATTTGCCACGAAAACCGAGCGGCGGTGCTGAGCGAACTGGATCGGCTGCGTGACGAGCTGGACCGGCTGCGGGAAACGATCGGCGCGGCAGACGACGCCGGACTGACGCAGTGGTTGGACGAAGCCAAACGAATCAAAGAAGACCGCCGGTAACGAACGACGTCTACCAGCGATGAATTTTACCGCCGCCGATGATCCGGCGGCGCGGACAACGAACGAATTACATTCTCCCTCATCAAAGGGTCTCCCCCATGCCGCTTTGGCAAATTGACATTTATCCGGCCGACAACCAAGTCGATCGTGAAGCGATCCGCACCAGCGAAGAGATCGCAGAACTAGGTCTGGGCGAATCGGTCTCGATCGCGATGGCACGGGGGTTCCTGGTGCAGGGCAATTTGGACCAAGCCGAAGCGGTACGATTGGCCGAGACTCTGTTATCCGACTCGATTACCGAGTACCCGGTGGTCGCCATCGCTGGGCAAGACCTGCTGAACGAACCGCCCGGCGACCAAACGGTTCAGGTCAACGTGCTGCCCAAACCAGGCGTGATGGATCCGGTCGCGGCCAGCACATTGGGTGCGGCCAAGGACGCGGGCTTTTCCGTCGAAGCGGTTCGCACCATGCGGAAATACTGGATCGGGAACGTCGACGAATCGTCGCTGGACACGATTTGCCGGCGGGCATTGTCCAACGACGCGATCGAACAGTTTGTGGTCGGACCACTGGAAATGGACCAATTGGATGTCGGTGCGCCGAACGATTTTCAATTGCTGACCGTGCCGATTCGCGAATTGGATGACGCCGGACTGGAAAAGCTATCCAAGGATGGCCAACTGTATCTGACGTTGGTCGAAATGCAGACCATCCGCGCTCACTTCAACACCCTGGGACGCGACCCGACCGACATCGAATTGGAATCGGTTGCCCAGACTTGGTCGGAACACTGCAGCCACAAAACATTGGCCGGCCGGATTCACTATCGGGGTCCCAACGAGGCCGGGTTGCCGATGGCCGACGAGCGTCAGTATGAAAACATGCTGAAGGAAACCATCTTTGCAGCGACGCAGACGATCCGAAAAACGCTGGGCGAAAACGACTGGTGCGTCAGCGTGTTCAAGGACAACGCCGGCGTGGTCACGTTTGATGATGATTTCCATGTCTGTTTCAAAGTGGAAACCCACAACCACCCGTCGGCTCTGGAACCCTACGGCGGTGCCAACACGGGCATCGGCGGGGTGATCCGCGATCCGATGGGCACCGGGTTGGGTGCCAAACCGGTTTGCAACACCGACGTGTTTTGCTTTGCACCGCCGGAAACGCCTGTCGATTCGCTGCCGCCCGGCATCCTGCACCCTCGCCGCGTGATGAAGGGCGTCGTTTCAGGCGTCCGTGACTACGGCAACCGGATGGGAATCCCGACGGTCAACGGCGCGGTTTACTTTGACAAACGGTACCTCGGCAACCCGTTGGTGTACTGTGGCAACGTCGGCATGATTCCGGTGGGCATGGAAGAGAAAGAGGTCAAACCCGACGACCTGATTGTCGCTATCGGCGGGCGCACCGGGCGTGATGGCATCCACGGCGCCACGTTCAGTTCCGCGGAACTGACCAGCGAATCGGAATCGCTATCCGGTGGTGCGGTCCAGATCGGCAACGCGATCACCGAAAAGATGGTGCTAGACGTACTGCTGCAGGCCCGTGACCGAGGCCTATTCAATGCCGTGACCGACTGTGGTGCCGGTGGATTCAGCAGCGCCGTCGGCGAGATGGGCGAACACTTGGGCGCCGAAGTGTGGCTGGACAAGGCCCCGCTGAAATACGACGGTTTGACGTACACCGAAATCTGGATCTCGGAAGCTCAGGAACGCATGGTGTTTGCGGTTCCACAAGAGAAATGGGACGAACTTCGTCAGCTGTGCGAAAGCGAAGGCGTCGAGGCTGCAGTCCTAGGACGCTTCGTCCCGACCGGCCGATTGCACCTGACCTATCAAGGCCACACGGTCGGCGACGTATCCATGCAGTTCCTGCATGACGGACGTCCACCGATCATCCGCGATGCGGTTTACAACCCGCCCGAAGTGACGACGATCGACCTGCCTGAGATGTCGGCTGACGACCATCGCGACGCACTGTTGTCGATCATGGGCAGCCTGAACGTGGCCAGCAAAGAATGGGTCATCCGCCAATACGATCATGAAGTCCAAGGCGGCAGCGTGGTCAAACCATTGGTCGGCCCACAGTGCGATGGACCGGGTGACGCGGCCGTGATTCGGCCGTTGATCGAATCCCGCCGTGGTTTGGTGATTTCCTGTGGCATGAACCCCCACTACGGCGATTTTGATACCTATCACATGGCGGCATCGGCAATCGACGAAGCGATGCGGAACGCGGTCGCGGTCGGTGCCAATCCGGAAAAGATTGCGATCCTGGATAACTTCTGCTGGGGCTATACCGACCGAGCCGAAACGTTGGGTTCGCTAGTCCGTGCTGCGATCGCTTGCCAAGACATGGCGATCACCCTGGGCACACCATTTGTCAGTGGCAAAGACAGCCTGAACAACGAGTTCAGTTTCATGGATGGTGACGGAACCAAACAAACGATTTCGATCCCCCCCAGCCTGTTGATCAGCGCGATGGGGCAAATCGATGATGTTTCCAAGGCCGTCACCATGGACGCCAAAGAGGTCGGCAATGTCGTGTTCCAGGTCGGCGAAACCAAGTCCGAACTAGGCGGATCGCACCTATCGTTGGTGCGAGAATTGACCGGCGGTCAAGTTCCGATGGTGGACGCGATTTTGGCCAAAACCACCTTTGTCGCCATGCACCGCGCGATCATGTCGGGCCAGGTCCGTGCCTGTCACGACCTCAGCGAGGGTGGTTTGGCGGTCGCTGCGACCGAAATGGCGATGGCCGGAATGCTGGGCATGTCGATCGACATCGAATCGCTCTGTGGCGGCGGAATCAGCACCACCGAAGCTCTGTTCAGCGAATCCAACACGCGATTCTTGGTCGAAGTGCCTGCCGATGCGGCGGATGATTTCGAAAAGTCGATGAAGTCCGACAACGTTCCGGTTGCCCGTCTAGGTACAATCCAGGACTGCAGTGACGTCATCGTGTCGCGAGGATCCGACACCGTGCTGAACGTGACGACCGGCGATGCCAAAGAAGCGTGGCAAAAACCGCTGGCGTGGTGAGGCCGGCGAGATGACCAAACGCGACCCCTTCTGCATTCGCTAGCGACAACATGATCTCTGCCACTCGATCCGCTACCCACACCATCGTCATTTCGCGAGGCCAATCGCGGAATCCGGAAAAACGTGGACTCGAACAAGCGATCGCGGACGCCGTCGGCAAGATCGAAAGCGTGGACGTGTTGGTGATTCCTCACCTATACGACCTGCCGAAATCAAGCGAATCGTTCCAGAAGCTTTCGGACATCGAAGGCGACCTGGTCGTCGTGTCATGGATCTATGGACGGGCCGCCCACTGGGTGCTGGACCGGAACGGTATCCGCGGCCAGTTCGGCGAAGTGCAGCTGGGCGCCCCCGATGATGACGAAGATTCCGATGTCGAAGCGACGCCTGAAACCGACCAGGACGACACGCCTGTGGTGGACCGGGTCACCGATTTGCATCCGCGTCCGGATCGCCAGATCCACTGCATCGACCTGAAAGTCGGCAACGACCCGACCGCGTTCATCACCGAAGTGCAGCGCATCATCGGACACGAGCCATCGCCGGCTGATACTTCGCTGCCGATCATCGGTGGCAAGATCGTCCAGGTGGACGAAGCGACTTCGCGGCGCTGGTACCCGGTGATCGATTTCAGCCGCTGCACCAACTGCATGGAGTGTGTCGACTTTTGCTTGTTCGGCGTCTACGGCGTCGACCACGGCGAGAACATCCTGGTCGAACAGCCCGACAATTGCCGCAAAGGGTGCCCGGCATGCAGCCGAGTGTGTCCCGAAAATGCAATCATCTTTCCACAGCACAAAGCGCCGGCGATCGCCGGTGCCGAGATCGAGGGCGAAGAGGGTTTCAAGATCGACCTGTCGGTCCTGTTTGGTGCTCCCGCAACCGGCGACGATCCCATCGCCACCGCAGCGCGCGAACGGGACGAGCAACTATTGCTAGCAGGTCGCAACGCTGTCGGCATCGATGACCAACTGAGCAAGCGGCAGGCCGAGGCCCAAACCAAGCCGAAAGACACGTTGGACAAGCTGATTGACTCACTTGACCAATTCGATCTTTAATTATTCTGGTCGGGGGGTACAAATTTTGACCGGAATCACAATTTGTTGGCCACTTTGCAGTCACATATAGGTCAACTCCTGCATGCACTCTGACCGATACTTCGGGTATGTCTCGCCCGAACTCGGAGCACCTCGTGCAGCAACGCAGCCTCCCCCTATCGTCCAAACGGCGCTACCTGTGCGCCATTCTTGCCACCGGACTTGCTTGCGGCAGCGCTAGCCAGAGCGATGCGCAGGAGGTTCGTTTGATCGCTCCGTCGCAGGCCAAGCTTGTCGCACCGCAGCCGGACGCTTCGCAGCCACCATCCGCAAATACGTCGACCGCAGGTACCACGGCAGCCGATGCGCCCGCCGCTCGGATCGCGACCGCGCCGTCATCGGATGCCGATCACGGCGGCGAGATGATGCTCAATGCGCCGGGAAACTCGACGCTGGAGATGCGGCTAGCGCGGCGTCCATGGCTGTTAGAAAAATTGATGAACCCAGGCGGTTCGGATTCCGAATCGGCCGACGTGCCGAAGCCACCAGCCGACCTGCCCGATCCACCGTCGCTGAACCGATTGGTTCCCAAACCTGTCGACCGTTCGCCGATTGATCACGGCGATGATGATGGCGGATGGCGGATTCGACAACCGTCCGCTGCGTCCCCATTGAACCCGGCTCCGCAGCAGCCATCCCTGCGACTGGTCGAGCCCCAGCAAACCGCTCCGCGGGCAGTGGAGAACACGACGCAGCAGCGTCCAATCCTCGTCCCCGCGATCGCTGCGCCGATGCCGAAGGTTACGTCGCCTGAAGTCGCGGCACCGAAGGTTACGGCGCCCGCGCCGGCAATCCCCGCGACGGCAATCCCCGCGCCGGCAATCACGGTACCCGCCATCACAGCGCCGGCTCCCATCGCCACCCAAGACTCCGGGCCAACAACGCGACCGGCCGTTCGCCCGGCACCCGTGACCCCAGCGGAACCGAAAACCCGGCTGGCACCGACGATGTCGCCAGTGCCCACGTTCAATCCGGCGCCCAAGTCGACGCCATTGCCACCACGGTCGGACACTCCGATCCCGCTGACGGATCCACCGGAGATGGGGACCGTCAACAGTCGCCCCGCGCCGTCACCGCGAGTCTATGTCGCGCCTCAGGAAGCACCGACCACTCGCCCAGCAGCGCCTCAACCATCGTCGGCACGGCCGACACGCATCGGCGACAGCGCCCGGATGGACGACCGCTTGGAATCGTCATCGACCACGACCCGATCCGTCGGCGACATCCCCGCCACCGAAGATCCATCGTTCGACATTCAAGACGACGAGATCCCCGTCCGCAAGCTAAAGATCGCTCGCGACGGCAAACCAGTCGACGAAGACAACGAGGGTTCCGCCAACGGGCGTTCCCATCGTTCGATTGGCGATTTGCCCCCGTACGTGGATACCGATCAAAGCGAGCCGCAGCGATCCACACCACGCACGATCTCGCAAGCACCCGAACTTTCGATTGCACCGGAGCGTGCCGCGCCGGATCGCATCAGTTCGCTGCCCAAACCGCAGCGTCCCGATCTAGATCGTCCCGACGCGATCTCGCAACACGAAGTCCGCCCCGAACTTGACTACGCCGGCTATCCCGCCCAGCCGATCGAATTGTCGCTGTCGGTACGGCGGTTGCAAAACACGATGCGAGCCTGCTTGTCGTACTATCATGACCGACGCGAAGTTGCCAACGAACGCAGCAA
Protein-coding regions in this window:
- the purL gene encoding phosphoribosylformylglycinamidine synthase subunit PurL — protein: MPLWQIDIYPADNQVDREAIRTSEEIAELGLGESVSIAMARGFLVQGNLDQAEAVRLAETLLSDSITEYPVVAIAGQDLLNEPPGDQTVQVNVLPKPGVMDPVAASTLGAAKDAGFSVEAVRTMRKYWIGNVDESSLDTICRRALSNDAIEQFVVGPLEMDQLDVGAPNDFQLLTVPIRELDDAGLEKLSKDGQLYLTLVEMQTIRAHFNTLGRDPTDIELESVAQTWSEHCSHKTLAGRIHYRGPNEAGLPMADERQYENMLKETIFAATQTIRKTLGENDWCVSVFKDNAGVVTFDDDFHVCFKVETHNHPSALEPYGGANTGIGGVIRDPMGTGLGAKPVCNTDVFCFAPPETPVDSLPPGILHPRRVMKGVVSGVRDYGNRMGIPTVNGAVYFDKRYLGNPLVYCGNVGMIPVGMEEKEVKPDDLIVAIGGRTGRDGIHGATFSSAELTSESESLSGGAVQIGNAITEKMVLDVLLQARDRGLFNAVTDCGAGGFSSAVGEMGEHLGAEVWLDKAPLKYDGLTYTEIWISEAQERMVFAVPQEKWDELRQLCESEGVEAAVLGRFVPTGRLHLTYQGHTVGDVSMQFLHDGRPPIIRDAVYNPPEVTTIDLPEMSADDHRDALLSIMGSLNVASKEWVIRQYDHEVQGGSVVKPLVGPQCDGPGDAAVIRPLIESRRGLVISCGMNPHYGDFDTYHMAASAIDEAMRNAVAVGANPEKIAILDNFCWGYTDRAETLGSLVRAAIACQDMAITLGTPFVSGKDSLNNEFSFMDGDGTKQTISIPPSLLISAMGQIDDVSKAVTMDAKEVGNVVFQVGETKSELGGSHLSLVRELTGGQVPMVDAILAKTTFVAMHRAIMSGQVRACHDLSEGGLAVAATEMAMAGMLGMSIDIESLCGGGISTTEALFSESNTRFLVEVPADAADDFEKSMKSDNVPVARLGTIQDCSDVIVSRGSDTVLNVTTGDAKEAWQKPLAW
- a CDS encoding ATP-binding protein — translated: MISATRSATHTIVISRGQSRNPEKRGLEQAIADAVGKIESVDVLVIPHLYDLPKSSESFQKLSDIEGDLVVVSWIYGRAAHWVLDRNGIRGQFGEVQLGAPDDDEDSDVEATPETDQDDTPVVDRVTDLHPRPDRQIHCIDLKVGNDPTAFITEVQRIIGHEPSPADTSLPIIGGKIVQVDEATSRRWYPVIDFSRCTNCMECVDFCLFGVYGVDHGENILVEQPDNCRKGCPACSRVCPENAIIFPQHKAPAIAGAEIEGEEGFKIDLSVLFGAPATGDDPIATAARERDEQLLLAGRNAVGIDDQLSKRQAEAQTKPKDTLDKLIDSLDQFDL